Proteins from a single region of Streptomyces sp. HUAS 15-9:
- the ddaH gene encoding dimethylargininase, translated as MAESRVPRPRRFLVCEPRHFAVQYAINPWMQPDSQVDVDLAQEQWQGLISAYRAHGHSVDTVEPVAGLPDMVFAANSAVVVGGRVFGSLFHADERRPESTHYDTWFKAAGFDVYRPETVCEGEGDLVPTGRYVLAGTGFRTTREAHREVQEFFGVPVISLTLVDPYFYHLDTALFVLDDGPASNIVYYPEAFSPGSREVLARLYPDAVLATREDAMTFGLNSVSDGRHVFIAPRAENLASRLADHGYVPVPVDLSEFHKAGGGIKCCTQEIRS; from the coding sequence GTGGCCGAAAGCCGTGTGCCGCGCCCCCGGCGCTTTCTCGTCTGTGAACCCAGACACTTCGCCGTGCAGTACGCGATCAATCCCTGGATGCAGCCCGATTCCCAGGTCGACGTGGACCTGGCCCAGGAGCAGTGGCAGGGGCTGATCAGCGCCTACCGTGCCCATGGGCACTCCGTCGACACCGTGGAGCCGGTCGCCGGTCTCCCCGACATGGTCTTCGCCGCGAACTCCGCGGTCGTCGTCGGCGGCCGCGTCTTCGGCTCCCTGTTCCACGCGGACGAACGCCGTCCCGAGTCGACCCACTACGACACGTGGTTCAAGGCGGCCGGCTTCGACGTCTACCGCCCCGAGACGGTGTGCGAGGGCGAGGGCGACCTGGTCCCGACCGGCCGGTACGTGCTGGCCGGCACCGGGTTCCGCACGACCCGCGAGGCGCACCGCGAGGTGCAGGAGTTCTTCGGCGTGCCGGTGATCAGCCTGACGCTCGTCGACCCGTACTTCTACCACCTGGACACGGCGCTGTTCGTCCTCGACGACGGCCCCGCCAGCAACATTGTGTACTACCCGGAGGCCTTCTCGCCGGGCAGCCGCGAGGTGCTGGCGCGCCTGTACCCGGACGCGGTGCTCGCTACCCGCGAGGACGCGATGACGTTCGGTCTGAACTCCGTCTCCGACGGACGCCACGTCTTCATCGCGCCGCGGGCCGAGAATCTGGCCTCGCGTCTGGCCGACCACGGCTATGTTCCCGTCCCCGTCGACCTGTCGGAGTTCCACAAGGCCGGCGGCGGCATCAAGTGCTGCACCCAGGAGATCCGCTCATGA
- the rocD gene encoding ornithine--oxo-acid transaminase yields MTAPAGTTARTRTSADLISAEEPVLAHNYHPLPVVVARAEGTWVEDVEGRRYLDMLAGYSALNFGHRHPALVEAAHRQLDRLTLTSRAFHNDQLAEFAERLSELTGLDMVLPMNTGAEAVESGIKVARKWAYEVKGVPADQATIVVAAENFHGRTTTIVSFSTDETARAGFGPFTPGFRIVPYNDLAALEAAVDETTAAVLLEPIQGEAGVIIPDEGYLTGVRELTRRKGCLFIADEIQSGLGRTGRTLAVEHEQVIPDVLLLGKALGGGIVPVSAVVARRDVLGVLRPGEHGSTFGGNPLAAAVGTAVVELLETGEYQRRAAELGVILRNGLSTLVGKGVLGFRSRGLWAGVDVDPAIGTGREVSEGLMREGVLVKDTHGSTIRLAPPLTITGEELRSALDSLEKVLTQGR; encoded by the coding sequence ATGACCGCCCCTGCCGGGACGACCGCCCGCACCCGTACCTCCGCCGACCTGATCTCCGCCGAGGAGCCGGTTCTCGCGCACAACTACCACCCGCTGCCGGTGGTCGTCGCCCGTGCCGAGGGCACCTGGGTGGAGGACGTCGAGGGCCGCCGCTACCTCGACATGCTGGCCGGCTACTCGGCCCTCAACTTCGGCCACCGCCACCCGGCCCTGGTGGAGGCGGCGCACCGCCAGCTGGACCGGCTGACGCTCACCTCGCGTGCCTTCCACAACGACCAGCTCGCCGAATTCGCCGAGCGGCTGTCCGAGTTGACCGGTCTCGACATGGTGCTGCCGATGAACACCGGCGCCGAGGCGGTGGAGAGCGGCATCAAGGTCGCCCGCAAGTGGGCGTACGAGGTCAAGGGCGTCCCCGCCGACCAGGCCACGATCGTGGTCGCGGCGGAGAACTTCCACGGCCGTACGACGACGATCGTCAGCTTCTCCACCGACGAGACCGCCCGCGCCGGCTTCGGCCCCTTCACGCCGGGCTTTAGGATCGTGCCCTACAACGACCTCGCCGCGCTGGAGGCGGCCGTCGACGAGACGACGGCGGCGGTGCTGCTCGAGCCGATCCAGGGCGAGGCCGGGGTGATCATCCCGGACGAGGGCTACCTCACCGGTGTGCGCGAGCTGACCCGCCGCAAGGGCTGTCTGTTCATCGCCGACGAGATCCAGTCCGGCCTGGGCCGCACCGGCCGTACCCTCGCCGTCGAGCACGAGCAGGTCATACCGGACGTGCTGCTGCTCGGCAAGGCGCTGGGCGGCGGCATCGTGCCGGTGTCGGCGGTGGTGGCCCGGCGTGACGTGCTGGGTGTGCTGCGGCCGGGCGAGCACGGCTCGACGTTCGGCGGCAACCCGCTCGCGGCCGCGGTCGGCACGGCGGTGGTCGAGCTGCTGGAGACGGGTGAGTACCAGCGCCGGGCCGCCGAGCTGGGTGTGATCCTGCGGAACGGGCTGTCGACGCTGGTCGGCAAGGGCGTGCTCGGATTCCGCTCGCGCGGGCTGTGGGCGGGCGTCGACGTCGACCCGGCCATCGGCACCGGTCGCGAGGTGAGCGAGGGCCTCATGCGCGAGGGCGTCCTGGTCAAGGACACCCATGGCTCCACCATCCGGCTGGCCCCGCCGCTGACCATCACCGGCGAGGAACTGCGCTCCGCGCTGGACTCGCTGGAGAAGGTCCTGACCCAGGGCCGCTGA
- a CDS encoding LytR/AlgR family response regulator transcription factor produces the protein MLRALAVDDERPSLEELLYLLRADPRISSVEGAGDATEALRRITRALESGPHGPEAIDIVFLDIQMPGLDGLEMARLLTGFARPPLVVFVTAHEDFAVRAFDLKAVDYILKPVRKERLAEAVRRAAELRGAAPRITVHEPDPDHIAVELGGVTRFVAVDDITHVEAQGDYARLHTDRGSHLVRIPLSTLEDRWRSRGFVRIHRRHLVALRHIGELRLDAGTVSVLIGTEELQVSRRHTRELRDLLMRRTTG, from the coding sequence ATGCTGCGCGCCCTCGCCGTCGACGACGAACGCCCCTCGCTGGAGGAACTCCTCTACCTGCTGCGCGCCGACCCGCGCATCAGCAGCGTCGAGGGCGCCGGCGACGCGACCGAGGCGCTGCGCCGCATCACCCGCGCCCTGGAGTCCGGACCGCACGGCCCCGAGGCCATCGACATCGTCTTCCTCGACATCCAGATGCCCGGTCTGGACGGCCTGGAGATGGCCCGGCTGCTCACCGGCTTCGCCCGCCCGCCGCTCGTCGTCTTCGTCACCGCGCACGAGGACTTCGCCGTACGCGCCTTCGACCTCAAGGCCGTCGACTACATCCTCAAACCCGTACGCAAGGAACGCCTCGCGGAGGCCGTACGCCGGGCCGCCGAACTGCGCGGAGCCGCCCCGCGGATCACCGTCCACGAACCCGACCCCGACCACATAGCCGTGGAACTCGGCGGCGTGACCCGCTTCGTCGCCGTCGACGACATCACCCACGTCGAGGCCCAGGGCGACTACGCCCGGCTGCACACCGACCGCGGCAGCCACCTCGTCCGCATCCCGCTGTCCACCCTGGAGGACCGCTGGCGCTCGCGCGGCTTCGTCCGCATCCACCGCCGCCACCTCGTCGCCCTGCGCCACATCGGCGAACTGCGCCTGGACGCGGGCACGGTGAGCGTCCTGATCGGCACCGAGGAACTCCAGGTCAGCCGCCGGCACACGCGCGAACTGAGGGACCTGCTGATGCGCCGGACCACGGGATAG
- a CDS encoding sodium/solute symporter — protein sequence MNSSYAVPAVALVVVATVLVGAFGLRVSRTTSDFYVASRTVGPRLNAAAISGEYLSAASFLGIAGLVLVQGPDMLWYPVGYTAGYLVLLLFVAAPLRRSGAYTLPDFAEARLASQAVRRLAGAFVVGVGWLYLLPQLQGAGLTLTVLTGAPAALGGLIVAVVVVATVAAGGMRSITFVQAFQYWLKLTALLVPALFLVLAWQSDGAPHHAFDEPAAFREQRTVRVQDTLDLELHRPLTATVTGTVDGRPHEDTRLTLPEGTHRIAAGTRLTFARGTPVPLAGRGTNGGMSTSLAESRQERPLYATYGLILATFLGTMGLPHVVVRFYTSPHGVAARRTTVAVLALIGGFYLLPPVYGALGRIYAPELTITGDADAAVLLLPDRMIGGLGGDLLGALVAGGAFAAFLSTASGLTMAVAGVLTQDVLPSRGVRHFRLGTVLAMAVPLAASVLVGGLPVADAVGLAFAVSASSFCPLLVLGIWWRRLTPPGAAAGMLVGGGSAFLAVAVTMAGFPGTGPLHALLAWPALWSVPLGFLTMMLVSLATAARVPAGTAAILARFHLPEELRAEAKA from the coding sequence ATGAACTCGAGCTACGCGGTACCCGCCGTCGCCCTGGTCGTCGTGGCGACCGTCCTCGTCGGCGCCTTCGGCCTGCGGGTCTCGCGCACCACCTCCGACTTCTACGTCGCCTCGCGCACCGTCGGCCCCCGTCTCAACGCGGCCGCCATCAGCGGCGAATACCTGTCCGCCGCCTCCTTCCTGGGCATCGCGGGACTCGTCCTGGTCCAGGGTCCGGACATGCTCTGGTACCCGGTCGGCTACACCGCCGGCTATCTGGTACTGCTTCTGTTCGTCGCCGCCCCGCTGCGCCGCTCCGGCGCCTACACCCTGCCCGACTTCGCGGAGGCCCGGCTCGCCTCGCAGGCGGTGCGGCGGCTCGCGGGGGCCTTCGTCGTCGGGGTCGGCTGGCTCTATCTGCTGCCCCAGCTCCAGGGCGCCGGGCTCACCCTGACGGTGCTCACCGGCGCGCCCGCCGCACTCGGCGGACTCATCGTGGCCGTGGTCGTCGTGGCGACCGTCGCCGCGGGCGGCATGCGCAGCATCACCTTCGTACAGGCCTTCCAGTACTGGCTCAAGCTCACCGCCCTCCTCGTCCCGGCCCTCTTCCTGGTCCTCGCCTGGCAGAGCGACGGCGCACCCCACCACGCCTTCGACGAACCGGCGGCCTTCCGAGAGCAGCGCACCGTCCGCGTCCAGGACACCCTCGACCTCGAACTCCACCGCCCGCTCACCGCCACGGTGACCGGCACGGTCGACGGCCGGCCGCACGAAGACACCCGGCTCACCCTCCCCGAGGGCACCCACCGCATCGCCGCTGGCACCCGGCTGACCTTCGCCCGGGGCACCCCCGTCCCCCTGGCCGGCCGCGGCACCAACGGCGGCATGTCCACCTCGCTCGCCGAGAGCCGCCAGGAACGCCCGCTGTACGCCACCTACGGACTCATCCTCGCCACCTTCCTCGGCACCATGGGCCTGCCGCACGTCGTCGTCCGCTTCTACACCAGCCCGCACGGCGTCGCCGCCCGCCGCACCACGGTGGCCGTGCTGGCGCTGATCGGCGGCTTCTATCTGCTCCCGCCCGTGTACGGCGCCCTGGGCAGGATCTACGCCCCCGAACTCACGATCACCGGCGACGCCGACGCCGCCGTGCTCCTGCTGCCCGACCGGATGATCGGCGGACTCGGCGGTGACCTGCTCGGTGCGCTGGTGGCCGGCGGTGCCTTCGCCGCGTTCCTGTCCACCGCCTCCGGGCTGACCATGGCGGTCGCCGGAGTGCTCACCCAGGACGTCCTCCCCTCGCGCGGGGTGCGGCACTTCCGGCTCGGCACCGTGCTCGCCATGGCCGTACCGCTGGCCGCGAGCGTGCTCGTCGGCGGTCTGCCGGTCGCGGACGCGGTCGGGCTGGCCTTCGCCGTCTCGGCCTCCTCCTTCTGCCCGCTGCTCGTCCTCGGCATCTGGTGGCGGCGGCTGACCCCGCCCGGCGCCGCCGCGGGCATGCTCGTCGGCGGCGGCTCCGCGTTCCTCGCCGTGGCCGTCACCATGGCGGGCTTCCCCGGCACCGGCCCGCTGCACGCCCTGCTCGCCTGGCCCGCGCTGTGGTCGGTCCCGCTGGGCTTCCTCACCATGATGCTGGTGTCCCTGGCCACCGCGGCACGGGTGCCGGCCGGGACGGCGGCGATCCTGGCGCGGTTCCACCTGCCCGAGGAACTGCGGGCGGAGGCCAAGGCGTGA
- a CDS encoding DUF6153 family protein, whose protein sequence is MNLAEQSAVRSPLGRWRALLVLGLLTGLLGMHALAPTGGTGHAERAHGVHMTAEATAVDDCPGDGHCGGHHLKHADATCASGAVSGGPALPVLVPDPVAAPVRADSMRSRAAAAPDGARAPPSLAELQLLRI, encoded by the coding sequence ATGAACCTAGCCGAGCAGTCCGCTGTGCGATCGCCTCTGGGGCGATGGCGGGCGCTGCTCGTGCTGGGGCTGCTGACCGGTCTCCTCGGTATGCACGCCCTGGCCCCCACTGGTGGCACGGGCCACGCGGAGCGGGCTCACGGCGTGCACATGACGGCCGAGGCCACTGCTGTCGACGACTGCCCAGGCGACGGCCACTGCGGCGGACACCATCTCAAGCACGCCGACGCGACCTGTGCCTCCGGCGCCGTGAGCGGGGGACCGGCGCTGCCCGTGCTCGTTCCCGACCCGGTGGCCGCGCCCGTACGGGCCGACTCCATGCGCTCCCGTGCCGCCGCGGCGCCGGACGGAGCCCGGGCGCCACCGTCCCTGGCGGAACTCCAACTCCTGCGGATCTAG
- a CDS encoding DUF305 domain-containing protein, with product MTTRTLARRFALVAATATAAFVLAACGGDSGDSAAQSGHGASASPGGRAGAGAHNAQDVSFAQGMIPHHQQALEMARLASTRASSAQVKELAAAIEKAQDPEISTMTGWLKAWGEQVPMAGMEMDHSGHSGMAGMMSTEDMTALKKATGKDFDTKFLTMMVDHHKGAVEMATAESTKGEYGPATGLADDIVTAQNAEIKEMNRLLGKS from the coding sequence ATGACCACTCGTACTCTCGCGCGCCGTTTCGCCCTCGTCGCGGCCACCGCCACCGCCGCGTTCGTCCTCGCCGCCTGCGGTGGCGACAGCGGCGACAGTGCCGCCCAGTCCGGTCACGGCGCCTCGGCGTCCCCGGGCGGCCGGGCCGGTGCCGGTGCCCACAACGCCCAGGACGTCTCCTTCGCGCAGGGCATGATCCCGCACCACCAGCAGGCCCTGGAGATGGCCCGGCTCGCCTCTACTCGCGCCTCGTCCGCCCAGGTCAAGGAGCTCGCGGCGGCAATCGAGAAGGCGCAGGACCCGGAGATCAGCACGATGACCGGATGGCTGAAGGCCTGGGGCGAGCAGGTGCCCATGGCCGGGATGGAGATGGACCACTCCGGTCATTCCGGGATGGCCGGAATGATGAGCACCGAGGACATGACCGCGCTGAAGAAGGCCACCGGCAAGGACTTCGACACGAAGTTCCTGACCATGATGGTCGACCACCACAAGGGTGCCGTCGAGATGGCCACCGCCGAGAGCACCAAGGGCGAGTACGGCCCCGCCACCGGCCTGGCCGACGACATCGTCACCGCGCAGAACGCGGAGATCAAGGAGATGAACCGGCTCCTCGGCAAGAGCTGA
- a CDS encoding lysophospholipid acyltransferase family protein, whose translation MFYYLLKYVLLGPLLRLVFRPRIEGLEHVPASGPAIIAGNHLSFSDHFLMPAILKRRITFLAKAEYFTGPGIKGRLTAAFFRSAGQIPVDRSGKDAGQAAIREGLGVLRKGELLGIYPEGTRSHDGRLYKGKVGVAVMAMRAGVPVVPCAMIGTFEAQPPGRVIPHIHPVVIRFGKPLDFSRYAGMENEKAILRAVTDEIMYAILSLSEQEYVDQYAAVVKADEAAARGERERRFPRAPLG comes from the coding sequence TTGTTCTACTACCTGCTGAAATATGTACTGTTGGGGCCTTTGCTGAGACTGGTCTTCCGACCCCGAATAGAGGGTCTGGAGCACGTACCGGCGTCGGGCCCGGCCATCATCGCCGGCAATCATCTGTCCTTCTCGGACCACTTCCTGATGCCCGCGATACTGAAACGGCGCATCACGTTCCTCGCCAAGGCCGAGTACTTCACAGGTCCGGGCATCAAGGGCCGGCTGACCGCGGCCTTCTTCCGCAGCGCGGGCCAGATCCCGGTGGACCGCTCCGGCAAGGACGCGGGCCAGGCCGCCATCCGCGAGGGTCTCGGAGTGCTGCGCAAGGGCGAGTTGCTCGGCATCTACCCGGAGGGCACGCGTTCCCACGACGGCCGGCTCTACAAGGGCAAGGTCGGTGTCGCCGTGATGGCGATGAGGGCGGGTGTGCCGGTCGTTCCGTGCGCGATGATCGGCACCTTCGAGGCGCAGCCGCCGGGCAGGGTCATCCCGCACATCCACCCGGTCGTCATCCGCTTCGGCAAGCCCCTCGACTTCTCCCGCTACGCCGGCATGGAGAACGAGAAGGCCATCCTGCGCGCCGTGACCGACGAGATCATGTACGCGATCCTGTCGCTGTCCGAGCAGGAGTACGTCGACCAGTACGCGGCCGTCGTCAAGGCGGACGAGGCCGCGGCGAGGGGCGAGCGGGAGCGCAGGTTCCCACGGGCACCGCTCGGTTGA
- a CDS encoding Lrp/AsnC family transcriptional regulator translates to MNSTTAAFDELDRKITTALMANARTSFAEIGAAVGLSATAVKRRVDRLRETGVITGYTATVKPAALGWRTEAYVEVYCEGAAPPRRLAEVVRNYPEITAAMTVTGGADALLHVRARDVEHFEEVLERIRVEPFIRKTISVMVLSHLLPESPEAGATHAVPE, encoded by the coding sequence ATGAACAGCACGACCGCCGCGTTCGACGAGCTCGACCGGAAGATCACCACAGCGCTGATGGCGAACGCCAGGACGAGCTTCGCCGAGATCGGGGCGGCCGTCGGCCTGTCGGCGACCGCCGTCAAACGGCGCGTCGACCGGCTCCGCGAGACGGGTGTGATCACCGGGTACACGGCGACGGTGAAGCCGGCGGCGCTCGGCTGGCGCACCGAGGCGTACGTCGAGGTGTACTGCGAGGGCGCGGCCCCGCCCCGGCGCCTCGCGGAGGTGGTCCGCAACTATCCGGAGATCACGGCCGCGATGACGGTGACCGGCGGCGCGGACGCTCTGCTGCACGTGCGGGCGCGGGATGTGGAGCACTTCGAGGAGGTGCTGGAGCGGATCCGGGTGGAGCCGTTCATCCGGAAGACGATCAGCGTGATGGTCCTCTCCCACCTGCTGCCGGAGAGCCCGGAGGCGGGCGCCACCCACGCGGTTCCGGAGTAG